A stretch of the Bartonella henselae str. Houston-1 genome encodes the following:
- a CDS encoding Vomp family autotransporter yields the protein MKKLYSTQNWAKAVSLGTAMAALLSSVSPVFAANLAIRGGVIESTGAASVSYQFGSHGSIVFAGDDDFCGVDNVVGRGGKQQESLNNKITAEQQYENFINNQADNNGRHPYGTTTKKVTWQSEGILTPEGAYMGTNTGGSPNIMPEAYGVYSFVTGCGAAATGNYSTAFGAGATTKAGGAQAFGVSALASGKASVAMGVSSEASGDSAVAIGGLATASGKSSIALGTKTKAEKNYAIAIGLEAEAKASGSIAIGSRNSDRTEEDPNRRVIAEAENAIAIGTHTYAKMDDTVAIGANAQALVKDGVAVGGASVSRVEKGVFGYDPAANAPITDSSIAWKSTAGAFSVGDVNGQITRQITGVAAGTNDTDAVNVAQLRAMKDVVAGAWKISANDTDPTNVNPSDTVDFSVKNSDAGKDNLTIAKNTVDNKHKIEFTLNDNLKLTSVTTGQNSMSEDGFIFANGAKITVDGIDAGDKVITGVKAGEDDTDAVNFKQLKEFTSGIKGGGWKLSVNGADTTDVKANSTVDLFAVKHKDDDGSDTDNANIRIVKDENNKVSFDLNDYIKVNRVETGITSLSNAGLMIKDGPRVTKGGIHAGGKQITGVAEGTKDADAVNYKQLKEIRDAATTHWQLSVNGGNGISIGQNDTVNLQSAGKEGSQNIKIVGDNDRNVTFDLADNITVTSVTAGRSKMSDDGFLFDGDKGPRITIDGISAGKKKITEVEKGTDNTDAVNVAQLNEVRELISEAGGWKLSVNGTDTINVKAGSTVDLFAVKQKEDDNNESENTNIKIVKSRDNKVSFDLSEYIKVGRVETGLSSMSNAGFMIKDGPNMTKGGINAANTKITGVQKGTNENDAVNVAQLNEVKNQIAGNSLVKWDEEEQLITVGKEKEGTKINIANINNQNRVISGVADGGLGEDSKDAINGSQINKISGDVAKYFGGDAAFENGTFVGPRYNLSFVSADGSIEQKVFENVGDALTGLDANVKNVNSRLTYVDNKFDQKFADFSKDALLWSDEEKAFVALHGEGRKTNSKITFLKDGDIDVNSTDAINGSQLFKTNQTVANLIETLNGVHKDISKYFGGGADVIAGKAPTYIIQNNKYNDVGSAFNEIDASITDIHNQINSVTSNSLVKWVDGQNLITIGAQKGGTKISIANSNGSDRTISGVKAAELKENSTEAVNGSQLFTTNQTVSNLINTLNDVHENISNYFGGGANVLDGLAPTYVISGETYRDVGSAFTGVNISIKNLDDKIIEMKENNLVQQEGISGVITIGAKTAGTKISVAGVGGLGRTISGVKAAENGDEAVNKDQLDKSIKGISKDALLWSEDEQAFVALHEKDGKKTKSKLKSLLDGNISKGSTDAITGNQLYVMSNKLAAYFGGGAKYENGKWTAPSFEIVQVDANGRIVKNSYNTVAEAFDGINSGMSNINNRIDDVINKVDSDALKWNKDKNAYDAGRNGQPSKIINVVDGKIAEGSKDAVNGGQLWKTNERVTKVENRVTDVENHVKIIDKKVDNISNTIADIGDTVINIENKVDTIDNKVNNIAEDAVRYDRDEKGQKTNKITLKGGDPSEPVMIDNVADGKIEKGSKEAVNGGQLHDYTKEQMKIVLDESKHYTDQRVNNIVIDAIDDAVERANNYTNMKFEALNYSIENVRKEARQAAAIGLAVSNLRYNDTPGKLSVGFGSGLWRSQSAFAFGAGYTSESGSIRSNLSITTSGGHWGIGAGFNMTLN from the coding sequence ATGAAAAAATTATATTCAACACAAAATTGGGCTAAAGCTGTCTCATTGGGAACAGCAATGGCAGCGCTTTTATCGAGTGTCTCTCCTGTTTTCGCTGCTAATCTTGCGATAAGAGGCGGGGTTATTGAGAGTACAGGTGCTGCCAGTGTATCGTATCAATTTGGTAGTCATGGCAGTATTGTTTTTGCTGGTGATGATGACTTTTGTGGTGTGGATAATGTTGTTGGTCGTGGGGGTAAGCAACAGGAGAGTCTTAATAATAAAATAACTGCAGAACAACAGTATGAAAATTTCATCAATAACCAAGCAGATAACAACGGTCGTCATCCTTATGGCACGACCACTAAAAAGGTTACCTGGCAAAGTGAGGGTATTTTAACCCCAGAAGGTGCTTATATGGGAACAAACACTGGAGGATCTCCAAATATTATGCCTGAAGCTTATGGTGTTTATTCTTTTGTAACCGGTTGTGGAGCTGCGGCAACAGGGAATTATTCAACAGCATTTGGTGCTGGTGCAACTACAAAGGCTGGTGGAGCACAAGCTTTTGGTGTTTCTGCACTTGCAAGCGGAAAAGCAAGTGTTGCCATGGGTGTTAGTTCAGAAGCATCAGGGGATTCTGCGGTTGCTATTGGTGGACTTGCAACCGCTTCTGGTAAAAGTAGTATTGCTTTAGGAACAAAGACAAAAGCAGAAAAAAATTATGCAATTGCTATAGGTTTAGAAGCTGAAGCTAAAGCTTCGGGATCTATTGCGATAGGTAGTAGGAATTCTGACAGAACCGAAGAAGATCCTAACAGAAGAGTAATAGCAGAGGCTGAAAATGCAATTGCTATAGGTACACATACTTACGCTAAAATGGATGATACTGTTGCTATTGGTGCAAATGCACAGGCACTTGTCAAGGATGGTGTTGCGGTAGGTGGGGCATCTGTCTCTCGTGTTGAAAAGGGTGTTTTTGGTTACGATCCTGCAGCAAATGCTCCGATAACAGATAGTAGTATAGCATGGAAAAGTACTGCAGGGGCTTTTAGTGTTGGTGATGTTAATGGGCAGATAACTCGGCAAATTACAGGGGTTGCTGCTGGTACTAACGATACTGATGCTGTGAATGTAGCACAATTAAGAGCTATGAAAGATGTGGTAGCAGGGGCTTGGAAAATTTCTGCTAACGATACAGATCCTACAAATGTTAATCCAAGCGATACAGTAGATTTTTCAGTGAAAAATAGTGACGCAGGAAAAGATAACTTAACGATTGCAAAAAATACTGTAGATAATAAGCATAAAATTGAATTCACTTTGAATGATAATCTTAAGTTAACGAGCGTCACAACAGGTCAAAACTCTATGAGTGAGGATGGCTTTATATTTGCTAATGGGGCCAAAATAACTGTGGATGGTATTGATGCTGGCGATAAAGTAATCACAGGAGTGAAAGCCGGAGAAGATGATACTGATGCAGTGAATTTCAAGCAGCTGAAGGAATTTACATCAGGAATTAAAGGAGGCGGTTGGAAGCTTTCTGTGAATGGTGCGGATACTACAGATGTTAAGGCAAACAGCACAGTGGATCTTTTTGCCGTTAAGCATAAAGATGATGATGGCAGCGACACTGATAATGCAAACATTAGAATTGTGAAAGACGAAAACAATAAAGTATCTTTTGACTTAAATGACTATATTAAAGTGAATCGTGTAGAAACAGGAATAACCTCTTTAAGTAACGCAGGTTTAATGATTAAAGATGGTCCAAGGGTAACAAAAGGAGGTATTCATGCTGGGGGCAAGCAGATTACAGGAGTAGCAGAGGGGACTAAAGATGCTGATGCAGTGAATTATAAACAGCTGAAAGAGATAAGAGATGCTGCTACAACGCATTGGCAGCTTTCTGTTAATGGTGGAAATGGTATATCTATTGGACAAAACGATACAGTGAACTTACAGTCAGCTGGCAAAGAAGGTAGCCAGAATATCAAGATTGTAGGAGATAATGACCGCAATGTAACATTTGATTTAGCTGATAATATTACAGTGACGAGTGTTACCGCAGGCAGAAGCAAGATGAGTGATGATGGCTTTTTGTTTGATGGTGATAAGGGACCAAGGATAACTATTGATGGTATTTCTGCTGGTAAGAAAAAGATTACAGAGGTTGAAAAGGGGACTGACAATACAGATGCAGTGAATGTTGCCCAGCTGAATGAGGTGAGAGAATTGATATCGGAAGCAGGAGGTTGGAAGCTTTCTGTCAATGGTACAGATACTATAAATGTTAAGGCTGGAAGTACAGTGGATCTTTTTGCAGTTAAGCAGAAAGAGGATGATAATAATGAAAGTGAGAACACAAATATAAAAATTGTCAAAAGCAGGGACAATAAAGTATCCTTTGATTTAAGTGAATATATTAAAGTTGGTCGTGTAGAAACGGGGCTGAGCAGCATGAGTAATGCCGGTTTCATGATCAAGGATGGTCCAAATATGACCAAGGGTGGCATTAATGCTGCCAATACAAAAATTACAGGAGTACAAAAGGGTACTAATGAGAATGATGCAGTAAATGTTGCACAGTTGAACGAAGTAAAAAATCAGATAGCCGGAAATAGCCTCGTTAAATGGGATGAAGAGGAGCAGCTTATCACTGTTGGTAAGGAAAAAGAAGGCACCAAAATTAATATTGCAAATATTAACAATCAAAATCGAGTTATTTCTGGTGTTGCTGATGGTGGCCTCGGTGAGGATTCAAAAGATGCAATCAATGGTAGCCAAATTAACAAAATATCTGGAGATGTTGCGAAATATTTTGGTGGAGATGCAGCATTTGAAAATGGCACTTTTGTAGGTCCAAGATATAATTTATCCTTTGTTTCTGCGGATGGTAGTATAGAACAGAAAGTCTTTGAAAATGTTGGTGATGCTTTGACAGGGCTTGATGCGAATGTCAAAAATGTAAATAGTCGTCTAACATATGTAGATAATAAATTTGATCAGAAATTTGCTGATTTTTCTAAAGATGCTTTACTGTGGAGTGATGAGGAAAAAGCTTTTGTTGCACTTCATGGAGAAGGGCGTAAAACAAACAGCAAGATTACGTTTTTGAAGGATGGCGATATTGATGTTAACTCAACAGATGCCATAAATGGTTCGCAACTCTTTAAGACCAATCAAACAGTTGCTAATCTCATTGAGACTTTAAATGGTGTACATAAAGATATATCAAAATATTTTGGCGGTGGTGCAGACGTGATTGCTGGTAAGGCTCCAACTTATATTATTCAGAATAATAAATATAATGATGTTGGATCTGCTTTTAATGAGATTGATGCTTCTATCACAGATATTCATAATCAGATTAACAGTGTGACAAGCAATAGTCTTGTTAAATGGGTTGATGGGCAGAATCTGATCACTATTGGTGCGCAAAAAGGTGGTACAAAAATCAGTATTGCCAATAGTAACGGCAGTGATCGAACAATTTCCGGTGTGAAGGCAGCAGAGCTTAAAGAAAATTCAACTGAAGCTGTAAATGGTTCACAGCTCTTCACTACTAATCAAACTGTTTCTAATCTCATTAATACTTTAAATGATGTACATGAGAATATATCGAATTATTTTGGTGGTGGTGCAAATGTACTTGATGGTTTAGCACCGACCTATGTTATTAGTGGTGAAACATACCGTGATGTTGGTTCTGCTTTCACTGGTGTAAATATTTCCATTAAAAATCTTGATGATAAGATTATTGAAATGAAGGAAAATAACCTTGTACAACAAGAAGGAATTTCAGGTGTTATCACCATTGGTGCCAAAACAGCTGGAACTAAAATTAGTGTTGCAGGCGTTGGCGGTTTAGGACGTACTATTTCTGGTGTGAAAGCGGCGGAGAATGGTGATGAAGCTGTTAACAAAGACCAACTTGATAAAAGTATAAAAGGTATTTCTAAAGATGCCTTACTTTGGAGCGAAGATGAGCAGGCGTTTGTTGCACTTCATGAAAAAGATGGAAAGAAAACGAAGAGCAAACTTAAGTCTCTTTTGGATGGTAACATTTCTAAAGGTTCCACGGATGCTATTACGGGTAATCAGCTTTATGTCATGAGCAACAAGCTTGCTGCTTATTTTGGCGGTGGTGCTAAGTATGAGAATGGCAAATGGACGGCGCCTAGTTTTGAGATTGTTCAAGTTGACGCGAATGGTCGAATTGTTAAGAATAGCTATAATACAGTTGCTGAGGCTTTTGATGGTATTAATAGCGGCATGTCAAATATTAATAACCGTATTGATGATGTCATCAATAAGGTCGATTCAGATGCTTTAAAGTGGAATAAGGATAAAAATGCTTATGATGCTGGTCGCAATGGTCAACCAAGTAAGATTATCAATGTAGTCGATGGTAAAATTGCAGAAGGTTCTAAAGACGCAGTGAATGGTGGACAACTTTGGAAAACCAATGAGCGTGTTACAAAGGTTGAAAATCGTGTTACGGATGTTGAAAATCATGTTAAGATTATCGACAAAAAAGTTGATAACATTTCCAATACGATTGCCGATATTGGTGACACGGTTATCAACATTGAAAACAAAGTTGATACTATTGATAATAAGGTTAACAACATTGCTGAGGATGCTGTTCGATATGACAGAGATGAAAAAGGTCAAAAAACCAATAAAATCACTTTGAAAGGTGGCGATCCGAGTGAGCCTGTTATGATTGATAATGTAGCTGATGGTAAAATTGAAAAAGGTTCGAAAGAAGCTGTAAATGGTGGGCAGCTCCATGATTACACCAAAGAACAAATGAAAATCGTTCTTGATGAATCAAAGCACTACACAGATCAACGGGTGAACAATATCGTTATCGATGCGATTGACGATGCCGTTGAACGTGCTAATAACTATACCAATATGAAGTTTGAGGCTTTAAATTATAGCATAGAAAATGTGCGAAAAGAAGCAAGACAGGCAGCAGCTATTGGTTTAGCAGTATCCAACTTACGCTACAATGATACACCTGGAAAATTAAGTGTTGGATTTGGTAGCGGCTTATGGCGTAGTCAATCTGCATTTGCCTTTGGTGCTGGTTATACATCTGAGAGTGGATCTATTCGATCGAATCTATCTATCACTACTTCTGGTGGGCATTGGGGTATAGGTGCGGGATTCAATATGACACTGAACTGA